From Saccharothrix espanaensis DSM 44229, the proteins below share one genomic window:
- a CDS encoding 5-(carboxyamino)imidazole ribonucleotide synthase → MDSRTRLPVVGMIGGGQLARMTHQAAIPLGQSLRVLAESDSDPAALVARDVEYGKHTDLDALRTFAKSCDVLTFDHEHVPQDHLKALVADGVKVHPGPEALEHAQDKLVMRVKLAELGLPVPPFSAVLETADVLRFGADHGWPCVLKAVRGGYDGRGVWMLNTPQSAQRVVPELLAAGTPLMVEQCVPMRRELAALVARSPFGQGAAWPVVQTVQKEGICVEVLAPAPDTSGAPVQEQAQELALRIAAELGVVGLLAVELFETADGLVVNELAMRPHNSGHWTIEGARTSQFEQHLRAVLDYPLGATDLAAPAVVMANVLGAAEPPGMGPDERLHHLFARFPDAHVHLYGKAERPGRKIGHVTLLGERLDEVRERARLAAHWLSDGVWSDGYDIHGGQQ, encoded by the coding sequence GTGGACTCCCGAACTCGTCTCCCGGTCGTCGGCATGATCGGCGGCGGGCAGCTCGCCCGCATGACCCACCAGGCCGCGATCCCGCTGGGCCAGTCGCTGCGGGTGCTCGCCGAATCGGACTCCGACCCCGCCGCCCTGGTCGCGCGGGACGTCGAGTACGGCAAGCACACCGACCTGGACGCGCTGCGCACGTTCGCCAAGTCGTGCGACGTGCTCACGTTCGACCACGAGCACGTGCCGCAGGACCACCTCAAGGCGCTGGTCGCCGACGGCGTGAAGGTGCACCCCGGCCCGGAAGCGCTGGAGCACGCGCAGGACAAGCTGGTCATGCGGGTCAAGCTGGCCGAGCTGGGGCTGCCGGTGCCGCCGTTCAGCGCGGTGCTGGAGACCGCGGACGTGCTGCGGTTCGGCGCGGACCACGGCTGGCCGTGCGTGCTGAAGGCGGTGCGCGGCGGCTACGACGGGCGCGGCGTGTGGATGCTCAACACCCCGCAGAGCGCCCAGCGGGTGGTGCCCGAGCTGCTGGCCGCCGGGACGCCGCTGATGGTCGAGCAGTGCGTGCCGATGCGCCGCGAGCTGGCCGCGCTGGTGGCGCGCTCGCCGTTCGGGCAGGGCGCGGCGTGGCCCGTCGTGCAGACCGTGCAGAAGGAGGGGATCTGCGTCGAGGTGCTCGCCCCCGCGCCGGACACCTCCGGTGCGCCGGTGCAGGAGCAGGCGCAGGAGCTGGCGCTGCGGATCGCCGCCGAGCTGGGCGTGGTCGGCCTGCTGGCCGTCGAGCTGTTCGAGACCGCCGACGGGCTGGTGGTCAACGAGCTGGCGATGCGGCCGCACAACTCCGGCCACTGGACCATCGAGGGCGCCCGCACCTCCCAGTTCGAGCAGCACCTGCGGGCCGTGCTGGACTACCCGCTGGGCGCGACCGACCTGGCCGCGCCCGCCGTCGTGATGGCGAACGTGCTGGGCGCGGCGGAGCCGCCCGGGATGGGCCCGGACGAGCGGCTGCACCACCTGTTCGCCCGGTTCCCCGACGCGCACGTGCACCTGTACGGCAAGGCGGAGCGGCCGGGGCGCAAGATCGGCCACGTGACGCTGCTCGGCGAGCGGCTGGACGAGGTGCGGGAGCGGGCGCGGCTCGCGGCGCACTGGCTGTCCGACGGCGTGTGGTCGGACGGGTACGACATCCACGGAGGACAGCAGTGA
- a CDS encoding TIGR03089 family protein, translated as MTVTETLLTPLFAAGPGRPLITHYDDAAGTRVELSRATIGNWAAKTANWLRDELDVEAGDPVAVLLPAHWQTAGVLLGAWWCGAAVTDDPAGAKVAFVAPGGTAGGADTVATVSLHPMGLGCGAELDYVDEVRVHGDEFLPWAPVPGSTPALGKSTVDEVVAEARQRANTLAIGPYTRVLSTVEWAQPDGLLNGFLAVLAGGGSLVQCSNANADLLPARRASEHTTLDLVG; from the coding sequence ATGACCGTCACGGAAACCCTGCTGACGCCGCTGTTCGCGGCGGGTCCCGGCCGTCCGCTGATCACGCACTACGACGACGCCGCGGGCACTCGGGTCGAACTCTCGCGGGCGACCATCGGGAACTGGGCGGCGAAGACGGCCAACTGGCTGCGCGACGAACTCGACGTCGAGGCCGGCGACCCGGTGGCGGTGCTGCTGCCCGCGCACTGGCAGACCGCGGGCGTGCTGCTGGGCGCGTGGTGGTGCGGCGCGGCCGTGACGGACGACCCGGCGGGCGCGAAGGTGGCGTTCGTGGCACCGGGCGGCACCGCCGGCGGCGCGGACACCGTGGCGACGGTCTCGTTGCACCCCATGGGTTTGGGCTGCGGGGCCGAGCTGGACTACGTGGACGAGGTGCGCGTCCACGGCGACGAGTTCCTGCCGTGGGCCCCGGTCCCGGGCAGCACGCCCGCGCTCGGCAAGTCCACTGTGGACGAAGTGGTGGCGGAGGCGCGGCAGCGCGCGAACACGTTGGCGATCGGCCCGTACACGCGGGTGCTGTCGACCGTGGAGTGGGCGCAGCCGGACGGGCTGCTCAACGGTTTCCTGGCCGTGCTGGCCGGTGGCGGTTCGCTCGTGCAGTGCAGCAACGCGAACGCCGACCTGCTGCCCGCGCGGCGGGCCAGTGAGCACACCACCCTCGACCTGGTCGGCTGA
- a CDS encoding ABC-2 transporter permease produces MTATTTPTPVRDRVGWGDLAWLAWRQHRWQYLALGALAVLGSLTALVMAVIVRSSGSTAHVFPLVDISFSGATQFFALAPIAAGGLIGVFWAAPLLAVEYEQKTYVVAWGQDLTPSRWLLGKVVLLGVPAVGLSAGFGAAVTTLLRAMNEEAGGRFGLASGHLPFQPFATQPFEAVPLVQAGYAAFGFALGLALSAVTRRTLVAMAGTLGIFVVVRSLVGGLWRRYYWPAERVFQPLDTRNVDTDATVGLLNGTMAVDNGYADAAGNEVAFPWACTNGYDQPDGYYKCLADRGVVQYFHDYHPVDRLVPFQLVEFTIFVLLAAGLVALAFKWVRRSHGA; encoded by the coding sequence ATGACCGCCACCACCACCCCCACGCCGGTGCGGGACCGGGTCGGCTGGGGCGACCTCGCGTGGCTGGCCTGGCGGCAGCACCGCTGGCAATACCTCGCCCTCGGCGCACTGGCCGTGCTGGGTTCGCTGACCGCCCTGGTCATGGCGGTGATCGTCCGGTCCTCGGGCAGCACCGCGCACGTGTTCCCGCTGGTCGACATCAGCTTCTCCGGCGCGACGCAGTTCTTCGCGCTGGCCCCGATCGCGGCGGGTGGGCTCATCGGCGTGTTCTGGGCCGCACCGCTGCTGGCCGTCGAGTACGAGCAGAAGACCTACGTCGTGGCGTGGGGCCAGGACCTGACGCCGAGCAGGTGGCTGCTCGGCAAGGTGGTGCTGCTGGGCGTGCCGGCGGTCGGCCTGTCGGCCGGGTTCGGCGCGGCCGTGACGACCCTGCTGCGGGCGATGAACGAGGAGGCCGGGGGCAGGTTCGGGCTGGCGTCCGGGCACCTGCCGTTCCAGCCGTTCGCCACCCAGCCGTTCGAGGCCGTGCCGCTCGTGCAGGCCGGTTACGCGGCGTTCGGGTTCGCCCTCGGCCTGGCGCTGAGCGCGGTGACCCGGCGGACGCTGGTCGCGATGGCCGGGACGCTCGGGATCTTCGTGGTGGTCCGCTCCCTGGTGGGCGGTCTGTGGCGCCGGTACTACTGGCCCGCCGAGCGGGTCTTCCAGCCGCTGGACACCCGCAACGTCGACACCGACGCCACCGTAGGGCTGCTCAACGGCACCATGGCCGTGGACAACGGCTACGCCGACGCGGCCGGCAACGAGGTGGCCTTCCCGTGGGCGTGCACCAACGGGTACGACCAGCCTGACGGCTACTACAAGTGCCTGGCGGACAGGGGCGTGGTGCAGTACTTCCACGACTACCACCCCGTCGACCGGCTGGTGCCGTTCCAGCTCGTCGAGTTCACGATCTTCGTCCTGCTCGCCGCCGGACTGGTGGCGCTGGCGTTCAAGTGGGTGCGCCGCTCGCACGGCGCCTGA
- a CDS encoding SRPBCC family protein, with the protein MTTDTASAWSTPSDVEVAVTRRFDAPQRLVFEAFTSPEHIVHWMLGPEGWTMPVCEVDLRPGGTWHMVWRRADGTEMSMTGTYLSVTPHSETVQTEAWGDDWPETVNTTRFVDEGERTTVVQTMKYPSREARDRAMQTGMTEGADTSYDRLEAYLATLA; encoded by the coding sequence ATGACCACTGACACCGCCTCCGCGTGGAGCACGCCGTCCGATGTGGAGGTCGCGGTGACCCGCCGCTTCGACGCGCCCCAGCGGCTGGTGTTCGAGGCGTTCACCTCGCCGGAGCACATCGTGCACTGGATGCTCGGCCCGGAGGGCTGGACGATGCCGGTGTGCGAGGTCGACCTCCGGCCGGGCGGGACGTGGCACATGGTGTGGCGGCGCGCCGACGGCACCGAGATGAGCATGACCGGCACCTACCTGTCGGTCACGCCGCACTCGGAGACCGTGCAGACCGAGGCGTGGGGCGACGACTGGCCGGAGACCGTGAACACCACCCGGTTCGTCGACGAGGGCGAGCGGACGACCGTCGTGCAGACGATGAAGTACCCGTCCCGGGAGGCCCGTGACCGGGCCATGCAGACCGGGATGACCGAGGGCGCGGACACCAGCTACGACCGGCTGGAGGCGTACCTGGCAACCCTCGCCTGA
- a CDS encoding GntR family transcriptional regulator: MVEFRIDRSSGLPAYLQLVRQVREALRLGWLGPGDRLPTVRDVVRSGGVNANTVLKAYRELELSGLVEARQGSGTFVKAGLGSTAPEVMDALRARLAEWVREAREAGLDEEDIDALVRSVVTAGKTEGEGVAVG, translated from the coding sequence GTGGTGGAGTTCCGAATCGACCGGTCCAGCGGCCTCCCGGCCTACCTGCAACTCGTGCGGCAGGTGCGCGAGGCGCTGCGGCTGGGGTGGTTGGGGCCGGGCGACCGGCTGCCGACCGTGCGCGACGTGGTCAGGAGCGGCGGCGTGAACGCGAACACCGTGCTCAAGGCCTATCGCGAGCTCGAACTGTCCGGCCTGGTCGAGGCACGCCAGGGCTCGGGCACCTTCGTGAAGGCCGGTCTGGGCTCGACCGCGCCCGAGGTGATGGACGCGCTGCGCGCGCGGCTCGCCGAGTGGGTCCGGGAGGCGCGCGAGGCCGGTCTGGACGAAGAGGACATCGACGCGTTGGTGCGGTCCGTGGTGACCGCGGGGAAGACCGAGGGGGAAGGGGTGGCGGTCGGATGA
- a CDS encoding acyl-CoA dehydrogenase produces the protein MDPSFGTYQLAEEHDALREAVRALADKEVAPHAADVDEQERFPVEALNALVKSGFAAVHVPEEYDGQGADSVATCIVIEEVARVCASSSLIPAVNKLGTMPILLAASDDLKRQVLPSIASGEAMASYALSEREAGSDTASMRTRARLDGDHWVLNGTKCWITNAGESTWYTVMAVTDPDAPKKSQGISAFVVHKDDPGFVVGSKERKLGIKGSPTREIHFENCTIPEDRVIGEPGTGLKTALRTLDHTRPTIGAQAVGIAQGALEAAVAYVKDRKQFGKAIAEFQGVQFMLADMAMKIEAARHLVYVAAAKAERGEPDIGFITAAAKCYASDVAMEVTTDAVQLFGGAGYTRDFPVERMMRDAKITQIYEGTNQIQRVVMSRALLKG, from the coding sequence GTGGACCCGAGTTTCGGTACCTACCAGCTCGCCGAGGAGCACGACGCGCTGCGCGAGGCCGTCCGGGCGCTCGCCGACAAGGAGGTCGCGCCGCACGCGGCCGACGTCGACGAACAGGAACGCTTCCCGGTCGAAGCGCTCAACGCCCTGGTCAAGTCCGGTTTCGCGGCCGTGCACGTGCCCGAGGAGTACGACGGCCAAGGTGCCGACTCGGTCGCCACGTGCATCGTGATCGAGGAGGTGGCGCGCGTCTGCGCGTCGTCGTCGCTGATCCCGGCCGTGAACAAGCTCGGCACCATGCCGATCCTGCTGGCCGCCTCCGACGACCTCAAGCGCCAGGTCCTGCCGTCCATCGCGAGCGGCGAGGCGATGGCGTCCTACGCGCTGTCCGAGCGCGAGGCGGGCTCGGACACGGCGTCGATGCGCACCCGCGCCCGGCTCGACGGCGACCACTGGGTGCTCAACGGCACCAAGTGCTGGATCACCAACGCGGGCGAGTCGACTTGGTACACGGTGATGGCGGTGACCGACCCGGACGCGCCGAAGAAGTCGCAGGGCATCTCGGCGTTCGTGGTGCACAAGGACGACCCGGGCTTCGTCGTGGGCTCGAAGGAGCGCAAGCTCGGCATCAAGGGCTCCCCGACCAGGGAGATCCACTTCGAGAACTGCACGATCCCCGAGGACCGCGTCATCGGCGAGCCCGGCACCGGCCTGAAGACCGCGCTGCGCACCCTCGACCACACCCGCCCGACCATCGGCGCGCAGGCCGTCGGCATCGCGCAGGGCGCGCTGGAAGCCGCCGTCGCCTACGTCAAGGACCGCAAGCAGTTCGGCAAGGCGATCGCCGAGTTCCAGGGCGTGCAGTTCATGCTCGCGGACATGGCGATGAAGATCGAGGCGGCCCGGCACCTGGTCTACGTCGCGGCGGCGAAGGCCGAGCGCGGCGAGCCGGACATCGGCTTCATCACGGCGGCGGCGAAGTGCTACGCGTCCGACGTCGCGATGGAGGTGACGACGGACGCCGTGCAGCTGTTCGGCGGCGCCGGCTACACCCGCGACTTCCCGGTCGAGCGCATGATGCGCGACGCCAAGATCACCCAGATCTACGAGGGCACGAACCAGATCCAGCGCGTCGTCATGAGCCGGGCGCTGCTCAAGGGCTGA
- the purE gene encoding 5-(carboxyamino)imidazole ribonucleotide mutase encodes MGSDSDWPVMKAATEALAEFDVPFEVSVVSAHRTPQRMLDYAASAAGRGLRVVIAGAGGAAHLPGMVASATVLPVIGVPVPLKYLDGMDSLLSIVQMPAGVPVATVSVGGARNAGLLAVRVLAASDPALQERMAAFQASLERLVLEKDEALRASL; translated from the coding sequence ATGGGCAGCGACTCGGACTGGCCGGTGATGAAGGCGGCCACCGAGGCACTGGCCGAGTTCGACGTGCCGTTCGAGGTCAGCGTGGTGTCCGCGCACCGGACCCCGCAGCGGATGCTCGACTACGCCGCGTCGGCCGCCGGCCGCGGGCTGCGGGTGGTCATCGCGGGCGCGGGCGGCGCGGCGCACCTGCCCGGCATGGTCGCCTCGGCCACGGTGCTGCCGGTGATCGGCGTGCCGGTGCCGTTGAAGTACCTCGACGGGATGGACTCGCTGCTGTCGATCGTGCAGATGCCGGCGGGCGTGCCGGTGGCGACGGTGTCGGTCGGCGGCGCGCGCAACGCGGGCCTGCTGGCGGTGCGCGTGCTGGCCGCGTCGGACCCGGCGCTCCAGGAGCGGATGGCGGCCTTCCAGGCGTCGCTGGAGCGGCTCGTGCTGGAGAAGGACGAGGCGCTGCGGGCGTCGCTGTAG
- a CDS encoding DoxX family protein: protein MVRDVAALIGRIGVGVVFIAHGWQKITEWGLDGTAQAFEGMGVPLPTLSAWFAALVELGGGALLIAGAALPVVGILLAIDMAGALLIVHLPNGLLGQGGYELVLALGVAALALGFNGGSLTVDRLIRRRQPA, encoded by the coding sequence ATGGTTCGGGACGTGGCGGCACTCATCGGGCGGATCGGCGTCGGCGTGGTGTTCATCGCGCACGGCTGGCAGAAGATCACCGAGTGGGGGCTCGACGGCACCGCGCAGGCCTTCGAGGGCATGGGCGTCCCGCTCCCGACGCTCTCCGCCTGGTTCGCCGCCCTGGTGGAACTCGGTGGCGGCGCGCTGCTGATCGCGGGCGCGGCACTGCCCGTCGTCGGGATCCTGCTGGCGATCGACATGGCCGGCGCGCTGCTGATCGTGCACCTGCCCAACGGCCTGCTCGGCCAGGGCGGCTACGAGCTGGTGCTCGCGCTGGGCGTCGCCGCGCTCGCGCTGGGCTTCAACGGCGGCTCGCTCACCGTCGACCGGCTGATCCGGCGCAGGCAACCCGCCTGA
- a CDS encoding ArsR/SmtB family transcription factor: protein MADDPLSTTFAALADPTRRAILARLAEGAATVKELSAPFAMSGPAVSKHLRVLERAGLITRGRDAQWRPRTLDATPLREVAEWTDGFRRFWDDSHRRLDAYLERMKEQEDDH from the coding sequence ATGGCAGACGACCCGCTGAGCACCACGTTCGCCGCGCTGGCCGACCCGACCAGGCGTGCCATCCTGGCCCGCCTGGCCGAGGGCGCGGCCACCGTGAAGGAACTGTCCGCGCCGTTCGCGATGAGCGGGCCCGCCGTGTCCAAGCACCTGAGGGTGCTCGAACGGGCGGGGCTCATCACGCGTGGTCGCGACGCCCAGTGGCGTCCCCGCACCCTCGACGCGACGCCGTTGCGCGAGGTCGCCGAGTGGACCGACGGCTTCCGCCGGTTCTGGGACGACAGCCACCGCCGCCTGGACGCGTACCTGGAACGGATGAAGGAGCAGGAAGATGACCACTGA
- a CDS encoding ABC transporter ATP-binding protein encodes MTTTVAEPVDTTGSAVRAQALGKRYRAKWALRDCSFELPAGKVAALVGANGAGKTTLMSVLAGLLPADEGSAGTSGRVAFVSQEKPVYRHFTAAEMLRLGARLNVVWDADRAERWLERFEVPLDRACGKLSGGQQAQVAFALAVGARPDVLMLDEPLANLDPLARREVTAELLAEVAETGMTVLLSTHVVAELGGVADHLLLLAHGRLLAGGDLDELLTRHVSYAGPASETPPVLGKVVEARHRGTQSTFLVELPEGRPRPVVAGPWVQRPVTLEDYVLAQLAATRKGLDA; translated from the coding sequence ATGACCACTACCGTGGCGGAGCCCGTCGACACGACCGGCTCGGCGGTCCGGGCGCAGGCCCTGGGCAAGCGCTACCGCGCCAAGTGGGCGCTGCGCGACTGCTCGTTCGAGCTGCCGGCCGGCAAGGTGGCGGCGCTGGTCGGCGCGAACGGCGCGGGCAAGACGACGTTGATGAGCGTGCTCGCGGGCCTGCTCCCCGCCGACGAGGGGTCGGCGGGGACGTCCGGCCGGGTCGCGTTCGTGTCCCAGGAGAAGCCGGTCTACCGGCACTTCACCGCCGCCGAGATGCTGCGCCTGGGCGCCCGCCTCAACGTCGTGTGGGACGCGGACCGCGCCGAGCGCTGGCTGGAGCGGTTCGAGGTCCCGCTGGACCGGGCGTGCGGCAAGCTGTCCGGCGGCCAGCAGGCGCAGGTCGCGTTCGCGCTGGCGGTCGGGGCCCGGCCGGACGTGCTGATGCTCGACGAGCCGCTGGCCAACCTCGACCCGCTGGCCCGCCGCGAGGTGACCGCCGAACTGCTGGCCGAGGTCGCCGAGACCGGGATGACCGTCCTGCTGTCCACCCACGTGGTGGCCGAGCTCGGCGGCGTGGCCGACCACCTGCTCCTGCTCGCCCACGGCCGGCTGCTGGCCGGCGGCGACCTGGACGAACTGCTCACCCGGCACGTGTCCTACGCCGGACCCGCCTCCGAGACCCCGCCGGTGCTCGGCAAGGTCGTCGAGGCCCGGCACCGCGGCACCCAGTCGACGTTCCTGGTCGAGCTGCCCGAGGGGCGGCCCCGGCCGGTGGTCGCGGGGCCGTGGGTGCAACGACCGGTGACGCTGGAGGACTACGTGCTCGCGCAGCTCGCGGCCACCCGGAAGGGACTCGACGCATGA